A portion of the Microbulbifer agarilyticus genome contains these proteins:
- a CDS encoding ATP phosphoribosyltransferase regulatory subunit, with the protein MTQAERWMLPDGIAEILPADAKRVETLRRDLLDLYHRWGYEMIIPPMVEFTDSLLIGMGRDVDLSTFRVTDQLSGRSLGIRADITPQAARIDSHSFPRSGANRLCYAGQVLYTRPRSPMGPRAPIQIGAELYGVESLQGDIEVISLMVETLRTAGIREIHLDLGHVAIFRSLADAAQLDEAQQGALTSLLQSKAVADIERWVEENIASAQAAKWLRNLPRLAGGSECLARASELFADGPEALRNALDELQQVADAVARRYPQVELFFDLGEMRGYDYETGLVFAAYSPGHGQALANGGRYNGIGAVFGRDRAATGFSTDLVAINTLGQNGADEAAAILAPASDCAQLWQTIGALRADGEIVISTMPGEGGGDTETLARCDRELVREGDDWVVKPRG; encoded by the coding sequence ATGACCCAAGCCGAACGCTGGATGCTACCGGATGGCATCGCCGAGATTTTGCCCGCGGACGCCAAGCGGGTGGAAACCCTGCGCAGAGACCTGTTGGATCTCTATCACCGCTGGGGGTATGAAATGATCATTCCGCCGATGGTGGAATTTACCGATTCACTGTTGATCGGTATGGGGCGCGATGTGGACCTGAGTACCTTCCGGGTGACCGATCAGTTGTCTGGTCGCAGCCTGGGTATCCGCGCGGATATCACGCCGCAGGCCGCGCGCATCGATTCCCACAGCTTCCCCAGAAGTGGCGCTAACCGTCTGTGTTACGCCGGCCAGGTGTTGTACACCCGCCCGCGTTCGCCGATGGGCCCGCGTGCGCCGATTCAAATTGGTGCCGAGTTGTATGGCGTCGAGAGCCTGCAGGGCGACATCGAAGTCATCAGCCTGATGGTGGAGACCCTGCGCACCGCGGGTATCCGCGAGATCCATCTGGACCTGGGGCACGTGGCGATCTTCCGCAGCCTTGCGGATGCCGCGCAGCTGGATGAAGCCCAGCAGGGCGCACTGACCTCACTGCTGCAAAGCAAGGCAGTGGCGGATATCGAGCGCTGGGTGGAAGAGAATATTGCCAGTGCGCAGGCGGCGAAATGGCTGCGCAACTTGCCTCGCCTTGCCGGCGGCAGCGAATGCTTGGCGCGCGCCAGTGAACTGTTTGCCGATGGCCCCGAGGCCCTGCGCAATGCGCTGGACGAATTGCAGCAGGTCGCGGACGCGGTGGCGCGTCGTTATCCACAGGTAGAGCTGTTTTTTGACCTGGGTGAGATGCGCGGTTACGACTACGAGACCGGCCTTGTATTTGCCGCCTACTCCCCGGGGCACGGGCAAGCACTGGCCAACGGTGGCCGCTACAACGGCATCGGTGCCGTATTTGGGCGCGACCGCGCAGCCACCGGTTTCAGTACCGACCTGGTAGCCATTAATACCCTGGGGCAAAACGGTGCAGACGAAGCCGCCGCGATTCTCGCCCCTGCCAGCGATTGCGCGCAGTTGTGGCAAACCATCGGTGCTCTGCGCGCCGACGGTGAGATTGTCATCAGCACCATGCCTGGCGAAGGCGGTGGCGACACCGAAACCCTGGCCCGCTGCGACCGCGAACTGGTGCGCGAAGGCGACGACTGGGTGGTGAAACCACGGGGCTGA
- a CDS encoding adenylosuccinate synthase produces MGKNVVVLGTQWGDEGKGKIVDLLTEKVALVVRFQGGHNAGHTLVINGEKTVLHLIPSGILRTDVTCLIGNGVVLSPEALLKEMGGLESAGVPVRQRLRLSPACPLILPVHVALDQAREKARGAKAIGTTGRGIGPAYEDKVARRGLRLGDLCNWDNFCAQLKELLEYHNFALTQYYKAEPVSYEETLKLAETWREELVPMISDVADMLHKARENGEHILFEGAQGSLLDIDHGTYPFVTSSNTTAGGTATGSGFGPLYLDYVLGITKAYTTRVGGGPFPTELDCEVGRHLGEKGHEFGATTGRQRRTGWFDAVAVRHAIRINSISGLCLTKLDVLDGLKEVKVCVGYRNAAGEDVPVPFDAAGWEGVEPVYESMPGWSETTYGVQREKELPQAARDYIARIEELVGAPIDIISTGPDRVQTIVRESSALCEMGIHNPSV; encoded by the coding sequence ATGGGCAAGAATGTAGTGGTGCTGGGCACCCAGTGGGGCGACGAAGGCAAAGGCAAGATCGTCGATTTGCTGACCGAAAAAGTCGCACTGGTAGTCCGCTTTCAGGGCGGTCACAACGCCGGCCACACCCTGGTAATCAACGGTGAAAAAACCGTTCTGCACCTGATTCCCTCCGGTATTCTGCGCACCGATGTTACCTGCCTCATCGGCAATGGCGTGGTGCTCTCTCCGGAAGCCCTGCTGAAAGAAATGGGCGGCCTCGAGTCTGCCGGCGTACCGGTGCGCCAGCGCCTGCGTCTGTCCCCCGCCTGTCCGCTGATCCTGCCGGTACACGTGGCCCTGGACCAAGCCCGTGAAAAAGCCCGCGGCGCCAAGGCGATCGGCACCACCGGCCGCGGCATTGGCCCGGCCTACGAAGACAAGGTTGCCCGTCGCGGTCTGCGCCTCGGCGACCTGTGCAACTGGGATAATTTCTGTGCCCAGCTGAAAGAATTGCTCGAATACCACAACTTCGCCCTGACCCAGTACTACAAGGCGGAACCGGTCAGCTACGAGGAAACCCTCAAACTGGCAGAAACGTGGCGTGAAGAGCTGGTACCGATGATTTCCGATGTGGCGGATATGCTGCACAAGGCGCGCGAGAACGGCGAACACATCCTGTTTGAGGGTGCCCAGGGTTCCCTGCTGGATATTGACCACGGTACCTACCCGTTTGTAACTTCTTCCAATACCACTGCAGGCGGCACCGCCACCGGCTCCGGTTTTGGTCCGCTGTACCTGGATTACGTACTGGGTATCACCAAGGCGTACACCACGCGCGTGGGCGGCGGTCCTTTCCCCACCGAGCTGGATTGTGAAGTGGGTCGCCACCTTGGTGAAAAGGGCCACGAGTTTGGCGCTACCACCGGCCGTCAGCGCCGTACCGGCTGGTTCGATGCCGTTGCCGTACGCCATGCTATCCGCATCAACAGCATCTCGGGCCTGTGTCTGACCAAGCTGGACGTACTGGACGGCCTGAAAGAAGTGAAAGTCTGTGTGGGCTACCGTAACGCTGCCGGCGAAGATGTGCCGGTACCGTTCGATGCCGCTGGTTGGGAAGGTGTGGAGCCGGTCTACGAATCCATGCCGGGCTGGAGTGAGACCACCTACGGTGTGCAACGCGAAAAAGAGCTGCCGCAGGCCGCGCGTGACTACATCGCGCGCATCGAAGAGCTGGTGGGTGCGCCTATCGATATCATCTCCACCGGTCCGGACCGCGTACAGACCATCGTGCGTGAATCCTCCGCCCTGTGCGAGATGGGCATCCATAACCCCAGCGTGTAA
- the trhA gene encoding PAQR family membrane homeostasis protein TrhA, whose protein sequence is MSNSMTAKVATRYTFAEEIANSVTHGVGALLAIAGLGVLCAFAALRGDAWHIVSSSIYAATLILCFSASTLYHSVTHAGAKQILRTLDHSAIFLLIAGTYTPFTLVTLRGPWGWTIFGVIWGLALLGLIIQFSPLKRIRALSITLSALMGWVIVAAVKPLMDNLAPGGLLLLVLGGLCYTGGIAFYLWRSLRFHHAIWHLFVLAGGVLHFFAVLFYVIPPAS, encoded by the coding sequence ATGTCCAATAGCATGACCGCCAAGGTCGCCACTCGCTACACCTTCGCCGAGGAGATCGCCAATAGCGTCACCCACGGTGTAGGCGCCTTGCTGGCCATTGCCGGTCTCGGTGTTCTGTGCGCCTTTGCCGCTCTGCGTGGGGATGCCTGGCATATCGTCAGCAGCAGTATTTATGCCGCGACCCTGATATTGTGCTTCTCTGCCTCGACGCTTTACCACAGTGTTACCCACGCCGGTGCCAAGCAAATTTTGCGCACCCTGGACCACTCCGCCATCTTCCTGCTGATCGCTGGAACCTATACGCCATTTACCCTGGTAACCCTGCGTGGCCCCTGGGGTTGGACAATATTTGGCGTAATCTGGGGGCTCGCTCTGCTGGGCCTGATTATCCAGTTCTCGCCGCTGAAGAGGATCCGCGCCCTGTCCATTACCCTGAGTGCGCTGATGGGTTGGGTGATCGTTGCAGCGGTTAAACCGCTGATGGACAACCTGGCCCCGGGTGGCCTGCTGCTGCTGGTACTGGGTGGCCTCTGCTACACCGGCGGCATTGCGTTTTATCTGTGGCGTAGCCTCCGCTTCCACCATGCCATATGGCACCTGTTTGTACTGGCAGGCGGCGTACTGCATTTCTTTGCCGTGCTGTTCTATGTAATTCCGCCGGCCTCCTGA
- a CDS encoding lytic murein transglycosylase, whose translation MGQVASLPARRTGSHYFFLFALLSLCALLLVGPHVAAAAADPGFEKWKKEFRKQALKEGITPETFDRAFKGIESPDQWVLDKASFQPEFKAPVWQYFDNRVTKYAVQRGKAKKKELKPWLDKIEKQSGVNPNILLAIWSMESSFGAILDNKTVMRSVIRSLATLAYADPKRKKFGTSQLLAALQILQSGKIDESNLTGSWAGAMGHTQFIPTSYQAYAVDMDGDGKKDIWNSVPDALATAANLLKKNGWVSGQTWGYEVTIPDRKLPAGKLKISEWEKLGVKRVRGKEFPRPNDVAELKLPAGRKGPAFLMLKNFFVIKRYNNSDRYAAAVGILADQIGGAPPLSKDWKRPFTKLDRDEIIELQTKLKEKGFYDGEIDGKAGGGTRKAILKFEESVGVDLQGFPSKEVLELIRTN comes from the coding sequence ATGGGCCAGGTTGCCTCTTTACCGGCGCGCCGCACCGGTAGCCACTATTTCTTCCTGTTCGCACTTTTATCCCTTTGTGCCCTGTTGCTTGTGGGGCCCCATGTGGCGGCCGCTGCTGCCGACCCGGGATTTGAAAAGTGGAAAAAGGAGTTTCGTAAGCAGGCGCTGAAAGAGGGGATTACACCAGAAACCTTCGACCGCGCCTTCAAGGGTATCGAATCCCCTGACCAGTGGGTGCTGGATAAGGCGAGCTTCCAGCCAGAGTTCAAGGCGCCAGTGTGGCAGTACTTTGATAACCGTGTAACCAAATACGCGGTGCAGCGCGGCAAAGCCAAGAAAAAGGAGCTGAAGCCCTGGCTCGACAAGATTGAGAAGCAGTCCGGCGTTAACCCGAATATCCTGTTGGCGATTTGGTCCATGGAGTCCAGCTTTGGCGCCATTTTGGATAACAAAACCGTCATGCGCAGTGTGATTCGCTCGCTGGCCACACTTGCCTATGCCGACCCAAAGCGCAAAAAGTTTGGTACCAGCCAGCTCCTGGCAGCGCTGCAGATTTTGCAGAGCGGCAAAATCGACGAAAGTAATCTCACTGGGTCCTGGGCCGGCGCAATGGGACACACCCAGTTCATCCCAACCAGCTACCAGGCTTATGCGGTAGATATGGATGGCGATGGCAAAAAAGACATCTGGAATTCCGTGCCCGATGCGCTGGCGACCGCGGCCAATCTACTGAAAAAGAATGGCTGGGTATCTGGGCAAACCTGGGGCTACGAAGTCACCATCCCGGATCGCAAATTACCCGCCGGTAAGCTGAAGATTTCCGAGTGGGAGAAGCTTGGCGTAAAACGTGTGCGCGGCAAGGAGTTCCCCCGCCCGAATGACGTCGCCGAGTTGAAGCTTCCCGCTGGCCGCAAAGGCCCAGCGTTCCTGATGCTGAAGAACTTCTTCGTCATCAAGCGCTACAACAACTCCGACCGCTATGCCGCGGCGGTGGGCATCCTGGCCGACCAAATCGGTGGTGCACCCCCGCTCAGCAAGGACTGGAAGCGTCCCTTCACCAAACTGGATCGCGATGAAATCATTGAGTTGCAAACCAAGCTCAAGGAGAAAGGCTTCTACGATGGTGAGATTGATGGCAAAGCCGGGGGCGGTACACGCAAAGCCATCCTCAAGTTTGAAGAGAGTGTCGGCGTTGATCTGCAGGGTTTCCCTAGTAAAGAGGTGCTGGAGCTGATCCGTACGAACTGA
- a CDS encoding multidrug effflux MFS transporter: MKSDFVKMALILGLLSCVGPFAIDMYLPAMPAMAEDFGVSATKSQYTLVSFFIAFGVCQLFYGPAADMFGRKPPLYFGLAIFLLASLGCALSPTIEWLITMRFVQGVGAASVMSIPRAIIRDRYTGTDATRLMALVMLVISISPMLAPLVGSLLMNPFGWPIVFYAVAAATVVSLLLIRFALSETLPVAERVPVKISAMFAAFKVLFRDPIFMGMTLIGGMGTASFFSFLAIAAFLYTEYYGLTPTQFSLAFALNALGFFTSSQFAASLGERFGGVAVVKWAVNGFALTALVHLLLNISGVDNFVVLVTLLLLSNAFLGLIVPTTMVLSLDEHGPIAGTAAALGGTLQMVLGAIAIVIVSAVFDGSPFTLVSSIAVCGMSSVILFFLTLRRPAHPVNG; this comes from the coding sequence ATGAAATCTGATTTTGTAAAAATGGCGCTGATCTTGGGCCTGCTCAGTTGTGTGGGCCCTTTTGCCATTGATATGTACCTCCCCGCCATGCCGGCGATGGCGGAAGACTTTGGTGTGTCCGCGACCAAGTCCCAGTACACGCTGGTGTCTTTTTTTATCGCCTTTGGTGTATGTCAGCTCTTCTACGGCCCCGCCGCGGATATGTTTGGCCGCAAACCTCCGCTGTATTTCGGGCTGGCGATATTTCTCCTGGCATCCCTCGGCTGTGCGCTTTCCCCCACAATCGAATGGCTAATCACTATGCGCTTTGTTCAGGGCGTTGGCGCGGCCTCGGTGATGTCGATCCCTCGTGCGATTATCCGCGACCGCTATACCGGTACTGACGCCACACGTTTGATGGCCTTGGTGATGCTGGTGATATCAATCTCACCGATGCTGGCGCCGCTTGTGGGCAGCTTGCTGATGAATCCATTTGGGTGGCCGATCGTTTTCTATGCGGTGGCCGCGGCAACCGTGGTGAGTCTTCTGTTGATCCGCTTTGCCTTATCCGAAACTCTGCCGGTAGCGGAACGGGTGCCAGTAAAAATTTCTGCGATGTTCGCTGCGTTCAAGGTCTTGTTTCGCGATCCGATCTTCATGGGAATGACGCTGATTGGCGGTATGGGAACCGCCAGCTTTTTCTCGTTCCTCGCGATTGCCGCATTTCTCTATACCGAGTACTACGGCCTTACCCCCACCCAATTCAGTCTGGCCTTTGCCTTGAATGCGCTTGGGTTCTTTACTTCAAGCCAGTTCGCGGCAAGTCTTGGCGAGCGCTTCGGTGGTGTTGCCGTGGTGAAGTGGGCGGTAAATGGGTTTGCGCTGACCGCACTTGTACATTTGCTACTGAATATTTCCGGCGTGGACAATTTTGTCGTCCTGGTGACGTTGTTGCTCTTATCGAATGCCTTTCTCGGCTTGATTGTGCCAACAACCATGGTGCTGTCTCTGGATGAGCATGGGCCAATCGCCGGCACCGCTGCGGCTCTGGGCGGAACTCTGCAGATGGTATTGGGCGCAATTGCAATTGTTATTGTCAGTGCGGTGTTTGACGGATCACCGTTCACGTTGGTTTCATCCATTGCTGTATGCGGTATGTCTTCTGTAATCCTGTTTTTTCTTACCTTGCGCCGCCCTGCGCATCCCGTTAATGGCTGA
- a CDS encoding Stp1/IreP family PP2C-type Ser/Thr phosphatase, which produces MEPTRLTVNGRTDIGQVRQENEDSIYCHCDEEKPFAFIVVADGMGGYTGGATASGIATKALAANLDGLLSPNFLSASLAEQQLLLQATLLEGVEQANREIIDTKQTRPEFSQMGTTLVVAVIWQNFLIVAHVGDSRAYLWNPYGLQRLTRDHSVVQEMIDAGQMTSEQAQSSQVRNHITRALGIAEPVEACINSWNLKESALLLLCSDGLTEYADDHAIERILATHRPALDSVDHFIDFANTDGGRDNISVGIIEFCQRAGAIAEFDGNAITLKPAQKHDVTVRKNQHSGN; this is translated from the coding sequence ATGGAGCCAACGAGGCTGACAGTCAATGGTCGCACCGACATTGGTCAGGTGCGGCAAGAAAATGAAGACAGCATCTACTGTCACTGTGATGAGGAAAAACCGTTTGCGTTTATTGTTGTCGCCGATGGCATGGGGGGTTACACGGGTGGCGCCACTGCGAGTGGTATCGCGACTAAAGCACTGGCAGCGAATTTGGATGGGCTGCTTAGCCCCAACTTTCTCTCAGCCTCACTTGCTGAACAGCAATTATTACTCCAGGCCACGCTACTCGAGGGCGTAGAACAAGCTAATCGTGAAATTATCGACACGAAGCAAACACGCCCGGAGTTTTCGCAAATGGGCACTACACTGGTTGTGGCGGTAATTTGGCAAAATTTTTTGATCGTCGCCCATGTAGGTGATTCGCGCGCATATTTGTGGAACCCTTATGGTCTTCAGCGCCTCACCAGAGACCATAGTGTCGTGCAGGAAATGATTGATGCAGGGCAAATGACTTCAGAACAGGCACAGTCGTCCCAAGTTCGCAATCATATAACCCGCGCACTAGGAATCGCTGAGCCGGTCGAGGCGTGTATAAATAGCTGGAATCTAAAAGAGAGCGCCCTATTATTACTCTGTAGTGACGGCTTGACCGAGTATGCGGATGATCATGCGATTGAGCGGATACTCGCCACCCACCGCCCCGCGCTGGATTCCGTGGATCACTTTATTGACTTTGCCAATACTGATGGCGGCCGAGACAATATTAGTGTGGGAATTATTGAGTTTTGCCAGAGAGCGGGTGCGATAGCAGAGTTCGACGGCAACGCGATCACGCTAAAGCCTGCACAAAAACACGATGTAACCGTGCGAAAAAATCAGCACAGCGGCAACTAA
- a CDS encoding transposase encodes MPRLPRLNLIDIPQHIVQVGHNNLPCFFDEEDYQFYLDSLRNASDQYQVDIHAYVLLPNMIQIIATPRVPDGISSMMQSLGRRYVQFVNHRYRRSGTLWAGRYKSSLIDSDAYLLTCYRYVESRPIYLGLSDSMSDYCWSSFLHHANLVRNNVIKDHRLYMELGSNPAARADAYRELFRYRFDRRLLEYIAETIKLGQILGGDVFKDKIEQISNQRVRPLKRGRPRKSVAKAVSDESIMDGPEKDGQHAETAADSSEVVEDGVSRKGSISLEAGL; translated from the coding sequence ATGCCCCGTCTTCCGAGACTTAACCTCATCGATATTCCTCAGCACATTGTGCAGGTGGGACACAATAATCTTCCGTGCTTTTTTGATGAAGAGGATTATCAGTTCTACCTAGACAGCTTGCGCAATGCTTCTGATCAGTATCAGGTGGACATTCATGCCTACGTGTTACTTCCGAATATGATCCAAATAATTGCTACTCCGAGGGTGCCTGATGGTATTTCTTCGATGATGCAGTCTCTTGGTCGTCGTTATGTTCAGTTTGTAAATCACCGCTATCGCAGGTCGGGAACACTTTGGGCTGGACGCTATAAGTCCAGCTTGATCGATTCCGATGCTTACCTTCTTACTTGTTACCGTTATGTTGAATCTCGCCCCATTTATCTCGGCTTGTCAGATTCAATGAGTGACTACTGCTGGTCGAGTTTTCTGCATCACGCCAACCTCGTGCGTAACAATGTCATCAAAGATCACCGTCTATACATGGAGCTTGGGAGTAACCCAGCTGCGCGTGCAGATGCCTATCGCGAGCTCTTTCGCTATCGATTCGATCGGCGTCTTTTGGAATACATTGCTGAAACAATAAAGCTCGGGCAGATCCTCGGGGGCGATGTCTTCAAAGACAAGATTGAGCAGATTTCCAATCAGCGAGTGAGGCCCCTGAAACGCGGTAGGCCGAGGAAATCAGTGGCAAAAGCAGTGTCCGACGAGTCGATAATGGATGGGCCAGAAAAAGACGGGCAGCACGCAGAGACCGCAGCGGATAGCAGCGAAGTGGTAGAGGATGGTGTAAGTCGGAAAGGATCCATATCTCTGGAGGCGGGACTTTGA
- a CDS encoding type VI secretion system contractile sheath domain-containing protein — MAVVGDFSGRSSRSLCEPESLHTRPAYRVTKDNFEQLFERLQVRVKIPAFDAPLPLLEFDDLHPDYLYQRVPLFEKFAELEQQLLNPGQFSRAAKEIRNWHSDIVERTQPCRKAHISQHKEQREQSILDRILTGEPYQPLQEKYANDATLGQIDLLIKDIVAPYVQQKPDVNQTAYLDAVTEASSEAMRKIMHHSDFRQLEASWRSLHMLLRRLGEHPGLEVHLLDISKAEILADLAHANDDLEESKLFKCLVERNTTAGDAPYDLIVGDFYVADDERDLHMLIDLATMVEATSSTLILGGDYRLGGCPSMAGSMDPDDWCSPLDASFTQSWQALQGYEACQHVALAAPRFLLRLPFGNDASRTDNFKFEELTPELGHRYYLWGNSAYLLALSICSAFISSGKPSLVQADHYRDLPLHLRKFPHGDWLTPCAEAWMTDRAAARFYDAGLSTLRSVQGRDEIVLPKLQSIAGTELRGSWS, encoded by the coding sequence GTGGCGGTCGTTGGCGATTTTAGTGGGCGTAGTAGCCGATCATTGTGCGAGCCGGAGTCTCTGCACACGCGTCCAGCGTATCGGGTAACGAAGGACAACTTCGAGCAACTCTTCGAGAGGCTTCAGGTCCGCGTAAAAATTCCTGCTTTTGACGCCCCATTACCACTACTCGAGTTTGACGATTTACATCCGGACTATCTCTATCAGAGAGTGCCACTTTTTGAAAAGTTTGCCGAACTTGAGCAGCAACTATTAAACCCAGGTCAATTCTCTCGTGCCGCGAAGGAAATTCGCAACTGGCATTCGGATATCGTAGAAAGGACTCAGCCGTGCAGAAAAGCACACATATCACAGCACAAAGAACAAAGAGAACAATCCATTCTCGACAGAATTCTAACCGGTGAGCCCTATCAACCACTGCAAGAAAAATATGCCAACGACGCGACTTTGGGACAAATAGATCTTCTTATAAAAGATATCGTCGCTCCCTACGTTCAGCAAAAGCCAGACGTTAACCAGACTGCGTATCTCGATGCGGTAACCGAAGCGAGCTCAGAGGCGATGCGAAAGATCATGCATCACAGCGATTTTCGCCAACTCGAAGCGAGCTGGCGGAGCCTGCATATGTTGCTTCGCCGATTGGGAGAACACCCTGGTTTGGAAGTACACCTGCTGGATATTAGCAAGGCGGAAATACTTGCGGATCTCGCACATGCAAACGACGATCTTGAGGAATCGAAGTTATTCAAGTGCCTGGTTGAGCGAAATACCACGGCTGGTGATGCGCCATATGATCTGATTGTCGGCGATTTTTATGTTGCTGACGACGAGCGTGATCTACATATGCTGATCGACCTGGCCACCATGGTGGAGGCTACAAGTAGCACGCTGATCCTCGGTGGGGATTATCGGCTAGGGGGCTGCCCGAGTATGGCAGGGTCGATGGATCCGGACGATTGGTGCTCCCCACTCGATGCGTCTTTTACGCAAAGCTGGCAGGCATTGCAGGGATATGAGGCCTGCCAGCATGTTGCCCTGGCCGCACCACGATTTCTCCTGCGTTTGCCTTTTGGCAATGATGCGTCGCGGACGGACAACTTCAAATTTGAGGAGCTCACACCAGAATTGGGTCATCGATACTACTTATGGGGAAATAGCGCATATTTACTGGCGCTATCGATCTGTTCCGCTTTCATTTCTTCCGGAAAACCATCTCTTGTGCAAGCGGATCACTACAGGGACCTACCATTACATTTGCGCAAGTTCCCCCACGGCGATTGGCTAACCCCGTGTGCGGAAGCATGGATGACAGATCGTGCCGCCGCACGTTTCTATGATGCGGGCTTAAGTACATTGCGCTCGGTTCAGGGGCGTGACGAAATTGTCTTGCCGAAGTTGCAGTCGATAGCGGGCACAGAATTGCGTGGCTCCTGGTCATGA
- the tagH gene encoding type VI secretion system-associated FHA domain protein TagH: MDLLLSVIADPEGSNMQKHTKLFTPQGGSFGRADSNDWVLVDPQRVVSSRHAEIIFSDGRYFLKDVSTNGTYHNQSSSPVGNGNQIPLADGDVLALGDYRLKVSVRKPKPDSPLPKGVGGADFLDSADRTTFSAEAAAKMQSNKEAQELDSWLEPGAAAAKNHSGEWGYLVSENESKTNNSLEDFLGQEQPTDPLQVMGAGRSAQDGLFGGSLGNSDFDPLADLGGNSSPESVSSPALANSWGDDDAWWKDGSEQDHAPAHNHSMQIRPQQSSPTLSPERPFARRPAAGSDFDEHSISAPKAKCNPDNLHPQLSNTPCVNPQENPFAESFSEVAGNQIAGAPVLGEGGAGSNGGVGGDGSESADIALSSLHRGAVPASGQPAPESFSGMENAGLGPVSNRGASVAQGSQQFSTPSMATTMRPSPEVVPQKTSTADSMPFLAQKLGVALQGDQLTQFDRQTAAIVEESVGRLIDLLRARTSIKNELRVQRTMIQTEANNPLKFSATARDALDAMFTGNSAFMTPVDAVRDGFDDLSDHQVAVLSGMRAGYEAMLRYFNPDNIERRGGVQSGVFSSKSARNWDNYVEAYRELVSDPDSCYRRLFGEEFASTYENQLSELKNSRAFNK, encoded by the coding sequence ATGGATCTATTGCTTTCAGTCATCGCGGACCCCGAAGGGTCAAATATGCAAAAGCACACCAAGCTTTTCACTCCGCAGGGCGGGAGTTTTGGCCGCGCTGACAGCAATGACTGGGTGCTTGTTGACCCTCAGCGAGTAGTATCGTCGCGTCATGCTGAGATCATCTTTTCTGATGGTCGTTATTTTTTAAAAGACGTGAGTACTAACGGCACATACCACAATCAATCGAGCAGTCCGGTTGGCAATGGTAATCAGATTCCGTTGGCGGACGGCGACGTGCTCGCGCTGGGAGACTATAGGCTCAAGGTTTCGGTACGTAAGCCAAAACCCGATAGTCCGTTACCCAAGGGGGTGGGTGGCGCAGATTTTCTTGATAGTGCTGATCGCACCACATTTAGCGCGGAAGCTGCGGCAAAGATGCAAAGTAATAAAGAGGCGCAAGAGCTCGATAGTTGGTTGGAGCCCGGTGCCGCTGCCGCAAAAAATCATAGCGGTGAGTGGGGCTACTTGGTCAGCGAAAATGAGAGTAAGACAAATAATTCATTAGAGGACTTTCTCGGGCAAGAGCAGCCTACTGATCCATTGCAGGTCATGGGGGCTGGGAGGTCCGCACAGGACGGTTTGTTTGGCGGCTCCTTAGGCAACAGTGATTTTGACCCACTTGCGGATCTAGGTGGTAATTCGTCTCCTGAATCCGTTTCCTCACCTGCATTGGCTAACAGTTGGGGCGATGACGACGCCTGGTGGAAAGATGGCAGTGAACAGGATCATGCGCCCGCCCACAATCATTCCATGCAGATCCGTCCGCAGCAGTCGTCACCGACGCTTTCCCCTGAACGTCCCTTTGCAAGGCGCCCGGCCGCTGGTTCGGATTTTGACGAGCACTCAATATCTGCGCCGAAAGCCAAGTGCAATCCCGACAATCTCCATCCACAGCTGTCGAACACCCCGTGCGTTAATCCGCAAGAGAACCCTTTTGCCGAATCATTCTCAGAAGTGGCTGGTAATCAAATTGCTGGCGCCCCGGTACTTGGGGAAGGAGGTGCGGGGAGCAATGGCGGCGTTGGAGGCGATGGAAGCGAAAGCGCTGATATCGCACTGTCATCATTACACAGGGGCGCTGTGCCTGCCTCAGGTCAGCCCGCGCCCGAAAGCTTCTCCGGCATGGAGAATGCTGGTTTGGGCCCTGTATCTAACAGAGGGGCGAGTGTCGCTCAGGGATCCCAGCAATTCAGTACTCCGTCGATGGCCACGACGATGCGTCCTTCGCCGGAGGTGGTGCCACAGAAAACCTCTACGGCAGACAGTATGCCGTTTCTGGCCCAGAAGCTCGGAGTGGCGTTACAGGGAGATCAACTGACACAGTTTGACAGACAGACTGCTGCGATTGTCGAAGAGAGCGTGGGGCGGCTGATCGACCTGCTGCGTGCACGAACCAGTATCAAAAATGAATTGCGGGTGCAGCGCACCATGATCCAGACGGAGGCAAATAATCCGCTCAAGTTCAGCGCTACTGCAAGGGATGCATTGGACGCGATGTTTACCGGCAATAGTGCTTTTATGACTCCGGTAGATGCGGTGCGAGATGGTTTCGATGATCTTTCGGATCATCAGGTGGCGGTCTTGTCGGGAATGCGCGCCGGTTACGAGGCAATGTTACGTTATTTTAATCCGGACAATATAGAACGGCGTGGCGGTGTCCAAAGCGGAGTATTTTCCAGTAAAAGTGCACGAAATTGGGACAACTATGTTGAGGCATACCGTGAGTTGGTGAGTGATCCTGATAGCTGCTATCGGCGTCTGTTTGGTGAAGAATTTGCTTCCACCTATGAAAACCAGCTTTCAGAGTTGAAAAATTCACGAGCTTTTAACAAGTGA